Proteins found in one Serinicoccus marinus DSM 15273 genomic segment:
- a CDS encoding NUDIX hydrolase produces MSGGGPPVVRAGGVLPVRRHDGVLQVALVHRPKYDDWSWPKGKLDRGEDFPSAAVRETWEETGLRVRLRTPLPPARYRLAGGADKLVHYWAGEVLDGSGALEHEVDEVAWLSPTLAGRRLSYPRDRDQLDALVTLDAADRLATWTLLVVRHALAVPRSDWEDPDTERPLTGAGRRRSRGRVQDLLRAYGPEVVISSPSVRCADTVAPFASADGIPLVTKKGLSEEGFAADPHKLVKHVDRVLARGVSTVLCSHGPLLPDLAGMLLARADPTLDSSDRRMLGRLATKAMDKGEVLACTMLGSGRSARVVAVERHRPA; encoded by the coding sequence ATGAGCGGGGGCGGTCCCCCGGTCGTGCGCGCCGGAGGGGTGCTGCCGGTGCGCCGGCACGACGGGGTCCTGCAGGTGGCGCTGGTCCACCGGCCGAAGTACGACGACTGGTCCTGGCCCAAGGGCAAGCTCGACCGGGGCGAGGACTTCCCCTCCGCCGCGGTGCGCGAGACCTGGGAGGAGACCGGGCTGCGGGTGCGGCTGCGGACCCCGCTGCCGCCGGCGCGCTACCGCCTCGCGGGCGGGGCGGACAAGCTCGTCCACTACTGGGCCGGGGAGGTGCTGGACGGGTCCGGCGCCCTGGAGCACGAGGTCGACGAGGTCGCCTGGCTCTCGCCGACGCTGGCGGGCCGTCGGCTCAGCTACCCCCGTGACCGGGACCAGCTCGACGCCCTCGTCACGCTGGACGCCGCGGACCGGCTCGCCACCTGGACACTGCTCGTGGTGCGGCACGCCCTGGCCGTCCCCCGGTCGGACTGGGAGGACCCGGACACCGAGCGCCCCCTCACCGGCGCCGGGCGGCGACGCTCACGCGGCCGCGTGCAGGACCTGCTGCGCGCCTACGGTCCCGAGGTGGTGATCTCCAGCCCGTCGGTGCGCTGCGCGGACACGGTGGCACCCTTCGCCTCGGCCGACGGCATACCCCTCGTCACCAAGAAGGGTCTGTCCGAGGAGGGCTTCGCCGCAGATCCCCACAAGCTGGTCAAGCACGTCGACCGGGTGCTCGCCCGCGGGGTGTCGACGGTGCTGTGCTCGCACGGCCCGCTGCTGCCCGACCTCGCCGGGATGCTGCTGGCCCGCGCCGACCCGACCCTGGACTCCTCGGACCGCCGCATGCTCGGCCGGCTGGCGACGAAGGCGATGGACAAGGGCGAGGTGCTGGCCTGCACGATGCTCGGGAGCGGCCGCTCGGCCCGCGTCGTCGCGGTGGAGCGGCACCGGCCCGCCTGA
- the treZ gene encoding malto-oligosyltrehalose trehalohydrolase — MTHEFTLWAPDADRVDLLLGARPEEADAARVPMERGEGGWWAATADPAPHDGRYAFAVDGGTAVPDPRSRHQPDGVHAPSRLVDPDAFAWSDDAWTGVPMERAAVYELHVGTFTPEGTFAAAAERLDHLVDLGITVVELMPVAAFPGRHGWGYDGVAPYAVHDAYGGPTGLAAFVDAAHAAGLAVWLDVVYNHLGPSGNYLSQAGPYFTDRHHTPWGDAVNLDGPGSDEVRAYLLDNTAMWLQDYHLDGLRLDAVHALHDERAVHLLEELAALADEIAARTGIPRSLVAESDRNDPATVSRRGPGGAGGLGLHGQWADDVHHALHVLLTGEAQGYYADFADPGAIPAVLGRTPFFHDGTFSSFRERAHGRPVDLEVTEPWRFVASLQTHDQIGNRAVGDRIHHGLPAGRHAVGAALLLTAPWTPMLFMGEEWAASTPWQYFTDHEEEWLAQSIREGRQAEFAEHGWAGQVPDPQDAGTVAASTLDWSEVGDDEHARMLDLYRTLLRWRAATPAAARGTTASVVREDDGRGGEILTVERPGVVVVARLGGEGTVERDVPAGEVLATFPPGDPGDGGVLRLGPDSVVVTTR, encoded by the coding sequence ATGACGCACGAGTTCACGCTCTGGGCACCCGACGCCGACCGGGTCGACCTGCTGCTCGGCGCCCGACCCGAGGAGGCGGACGCCGCTCGGGTGCCGATGGAGCGCGGGGAGGGCGGCTGGTGGGCCGCCACCGCGGACCCGGCGCCGCACGACGGCCGGTATGCCTTCGCCGTGGACGGCGGGACCGCCGTCCCGGACCCGCGGTCGCGGCACCAGCCGGACGGGGTGCACGCGCCCAGCAGGCTGGTGGACCCCGACGCCTTCGCCTGGTCCGACGACGCCTGGACCGGGGTGCCGATGGAGCGCGCCGCGGTCTACGAGCTGCACGTCGGGACCTTCACCCCGGAGGGCACCTTCGCGGCCGCCGCCGAGCGCCTGGACCACCTCGTGGACCTCGGGATCACCGTGGTCGAGCTCATGCCCGTGGCCGCCTTCCCCGGCCGCCACGGGTGGGGCTACGACGGGGTCGCGCCGTATGCCGTGCACGACGCCTACGGCGGGCCGACGGGCCTCGCCGCCTTCGTCGACGCCGCCCACGCCGCGGGCCTCGCGGTGTGGCTCGACGTCGTCTACAACCACCTCGGCCCGAGCGGCAACTACCTCTCGCAGGCCGGGCCCTACTTCACCGACCGGCACCACACGCCGTGGGGCGACGCGGTCAACCTCGACGGGCCGGGCAGCGACGAGGTGCGGGCCTACCTGCTCGACAACACCGCGATGTGGCTGCAGGACTACCACCTCGACGGGCTCCGGCTGGATGCCGTGCACGCCCTGCACGACGAGCGCGCCGTGCACCTCCTGGAGGAGCTGGCCGCGCTCGCGGACGAGATCGCGGCGCGCACCGGCATACCCCGCAGCCTGGTCGCCGAGTCCGATCGCAACGACCCGGCCACCGTCTCCCGCCGCGGTCCCGGGGGTGCCGGCGGGCTCGGGCTGCACGGCCAGTGGGCCGACGACGTGCACCACGCGCTGCACGTGCTGCTCACCGGCGAGGCGCAGGGCTACTACGCCGACTTCGCCGACCCGGGAGCGATCCCCGCGGTGCTGGGCCGCACGCCGTTCTTCCACGACGGCACGTTCTCCAGCTTCCGCGAGCGGGCGCACGGCCGCCCGGTCGACCTGGAGGTGACCGAGCCGTGGCGCTTCGTCGCCTCGCTGCAGACGCACGACCAGATCGGCAACCGGGCGGTCGGCGACCGCATCCACCACGGCCTCCCTGCGGGACGGCACGCCGTGGGGGCGGCGCTGCTGCTCACCGCACCGTGGACCCCGATGCTCTTCATGGGCGAGGAGTGGGCGGCGAGCACCCCGTGGCAGTACTTCACCGACCACGAGGAGGAGTGGCTGGCGCAGTCCATCCGGGAGGGCCGGCAGGCGGAGTTCGCCGAGCACGGCTGGGCCGGTCAGGTGCCGGACCCGCAGGACGCCGGCACGGTGGCCGCCTCCACCCTCGACTGGTCCGAGGTCGGGGACGACGAGCACGCCCGGATGCTCGACCTCTACCGCACCCTGCTGCGGTGGCGGGCCGCGACGCCCGCCGCCGCCCGGGGCACCACCGCGAGCGTCGTCCGTGAGGATGACGGCCGGGGCGGCGAGATCCTCACGGTCGAGCGGCCGGGTGTCGTGGTCGTGGCGCGGCTCGGGGGCGAGGGCACCGTGGAGCGCGACGTCCCGGCCGGTGAGGTGCTCGCCACCTTCCCGCCCGGGGACCCCGGCGACGGCGGTGTGCTGCGGCTGGGCCCGGACAGCGTGGTGGTGACGACCCGATGA
- the treY gene encoding malto-oligosyltrehalose synthase translates to MTATSTRPLTATYRLQLHAGFTCADAEEVVPYLHALGVSHVYLSPVLTAVPGSEHGYDVLDHTEVNPEIGGRAGLESLARACHDLGLGVVVDVVPNHMAMVAPLWRNAPLWEVLRDGPTAARAAWFDVDWDHLGGRLGLPVLGDDLDAVLGRGEITLGTGRDDEGPAAGMPVARYYEQVLPLAPGTDRLAAEHPHGSTSQAALRAVLDAQRWLLASWRDAADVLNYRRFFEVDGLIGVRVEEPDIFAATHELLLELHHGGVVDGFRIDHPDGLADPTAYLEQLSAAVRPGTPIWVEKILEGDERLPAGWQCTGTTGYDANAALSAALVDPTTTEVVSRAWEATGGEPDVHVEIERCKRLAATELLRPEMARLLRRATEALPGHDPQRLREALLELLVSVHVYRAYVRPGAPPGEHDEAMVAPLFTGQERALATRPDLRPEIDALVAVLADPQGCAADPAAAADLCIRFQQTTGPVMAKGIEDTAFYRWHRLVALNEVGADPSVGLDAGRGVATLHAWAEHQAEHWPLGMTTLSTHDTKRSEDVRARILAVSGDAEGWSRVSAAARAAADRHGVDAPTAHLIWQTLVGAGPVDADRLEAYLTKAMREGKEHTTWTDQDEDYEARVLALAREMLDGGEVTGAIGDTLADNVLTTRTLTLAQKILQLTLPGIPDTYQGSGVVDLSLVDPDNRRPVDYDERIARLERLDATGWTGDLSDEVLWVTSRVLRLRAWLPQAYGPGAGYRPVEAGPHVLGFLRGDVAATLTIRAPRSLGAEGGLGDTRIPLPPDLWVDALTGTEHEVGAEGLLAAEVFAQGPAALLVRADHLREGAR, encoded by the coding sequence ATGACAGCGACCAGCACCCGCCCCCTGACCGCCACCTACCGCCTGCAGTTGCACGCGGGCTTCACCTGCGCCGACGCCGAGGAGGTCGTGCCCTACCTGCACGCCCTCGGGGTCAGCCACGTCTACCTCTCCCCGGTGCTCACCGCGGTCCCGGGGTCCGAGCACGGCTACGACGTGCTGGACCACACCGAGGTGAACCCGGAGATCGGCGGTCGGGCCGGGCTGGAGTCGCTCGCCCGCGCCTGTCACGACCTCGGCCTGGGCGTCGTGGTCGACGTCGTGCCCAACCACATGGCGATGGTCGCCCCGCTGTGGCGCAACGCCCCGCTCTGGGAGGTCCTGCGTGACGGGCCGACCGCGGCCCGCGCCGCCTGGTTCGACGTCGACTGGGACCACCTCGGCGGACGCCTCGGGCTGCCCGTCCTCGGCGACGACCTCGACGCGGTGCTCGGTCGGGGCGAGATCACCCTCGGCACCGGCCGTGACGACGAGGGACCGGCGGCGGGTATGCCCGTGGCCCGCTACTACGAGCAGGTGCTCCCGCTCGCGCCGGGCACCGACCGGCTCGCCGCGGAGCACCCGCACGGATCGACGTCGCAGGCGGCGCTGCGCGCCGTGCTGGACGCCCAGCGCTGGCTGCTCGCCTCGTGGCGGGACGCCGCGGACGTCCTCAACTACCGCCGGTTCTTCGAGGTCGACGGGCTCATCGGGGTCCGGGTCGAGGAGCCGGACATCTTCGCGGCGACGCATGAGCTGCTCCTCGAGCTGCACCACGGCGGCGTGGTCGACGGCTTCCGCATCGACCACCCGGACGGGCTGGCCGACCCCACGGCCTACCTCGAGCAGCTGAGCGCGGCGGTCCGGCCGGGCACCCCGATCTGGGTGGAGAAGATCCTCGAGGGGGACGAGCGGCTGCCCGCCGGCTGGCAGTGCACCGGGACCACCGGCTACGACGCCAACGCCGCACTGTCGGCGGCCCTGGTCGACCCGACCACGACCGAGGTCGTCAGCCGCGCGTGGGAGGCGACCGGCGGTGAGCCCGACGTCCACGTGGAGATCGAGCGGTGCAAGCGGCTGGCCGCCACCGAGCTGCTGCGGCCCGAGATGGCCCGGCTGCTGCGGCGCGCGACCGAGGCGCTGCCCGGGCACGACCCGCAGCGGCTGCGCGAGGCGCTGCTCGAGCTGCTCGTGTCCGTCCACGTCTACCGCGCCTACGTCCGCCCCGGCGCGCCTCCGGGCGAGCACGACGAGGCGATGGTCGCGCCGCTGTTCACGGGCCAGGAGCGGGCGCTGGCCACCCGCCCCGACCTGCGACCGGAGATCGACGCCCTCGTCGCCGTGCTCGCCGACCCGCAGGGGTGCGCCGCCGACCCGGCCGCCGCGGCGGACCTGTGCATCCGCTTCCAGCAGACCACCGGCCCGGTCATGGCCAAGGGGATCGAGGACACCGCCTTCTACCGCTGGCACCGGCTGGTCGCGCTCAACGAGGTCGGCGCCGACCCCTCCGTGGGGCTCGACGCCGGGCGCGGTGTCGCGACGCTGCACGCGTGGGCCGAGCACCAGGCCGAGCACTGGCCCCTGGGCATGACCACGCTGTCCACGCACGACACCAAGCGCAGCGAGGACGTCCGGGCCCGCATCCTCGCGGTCTCCGGCGACGCCGAGGGATGGTCACGGGTCTCGGCCGCCGCCCGGGCGGCCGCCGACCGGCACGGCGTGGACGCCCCGACCGCGCACCTCATCTGGCAGACCCTCGTCGGTGCCGGGCCGGTCGACGCGGACCGCCTCGAGGCCTACCTCACCAAGGCGATGCGCGAGGGCAAGGAGCACACCACCTGGACCGACCAGGACGAGGACTACGAGGCCCGGGTCCTGGCCCTGGCCCGGGAGATGCTCGACGGCGGGGAGGTCACCGGGGCCATCGGCGACACCCTCGCGGACAACGTGCTGACGACGCGCACCCTGACGCTCGCCCAGAAGATCCTGCAGCTCACCCTCCCCGGCATCCCGGACACCTACCAAGGCTCCGGCGTCGTCGACCTGTCCCTCGTCGACCCCGACAACCGCCGCCCCGTCGACTACGACGAGCGGATCGCCCGGCTGGAGCGGCTGGACGCGACCGGCTGGACCGGCGACCTCTCCGACGAGGTGCTCTGGGTCACCTCACGGGTGCTGCGGCTGCGCGCCTGGTTGCCGCAGGCCTACGGTCCCGGTGCCGGCTACCGCCCGGTCGAGGCGGGCCCGCACGTCCTGGGCTTCCTGCGCGGCGACGTCGCCGCGACCCTCACCATCCGGGCCCCACGCAGCCTCGGCGCCGAGGGCGGACTCGGCGACACCCGCATACCCCTGCCGCCGGACCTGTGGGTCGACGCGCTCACCGGCACTGAGCACGAGGTCGGCGCGGAGGGCCTGCTCGCCGCCGAGGTCTTCGCCCAGGGGCCGGCCGCGCTACTGGTCCGCGCCGACCACCTGCGGGAGGGAGCCCGATGA
- a CDS encoding SigE family RNA polymerase sigma factor, with translation MRLFGGGSAQRAEAEAYVEQAMPRLVGLAYAMTGHKADAEDLVQDTLALVVTTWSRVREAQNVDAYVRRTMVNRLSSVKRRKAATEVVSHEAVTADWSVAAAPSPAGGIAEREAVLGLIRRLPDRQRAVIALRYYEDLPDREVAAALGCSEQAVRSAAHAALNNLRQLVPETDGEEAQR, from the coding sequence GTGAGGCTCTTCGGCGGCGGCAGCGCGCAGCGCGCCGAGGCCGAGGCCTACGTCGAGCAGGCGATGCCGCGCCTGGTCGGGCTGGCGTATGCCATGACCGGGCACAAGGCGGACGCCGAGGACCTGGTGCAGGACACCCTCGCGCTGGTCGTGACCACGTGGTCGCGGGTGCGGGAGGCGCAGAACGTCGACGCCTACGTGCGCCGCACGATGGTCAACCGGCTGAGCTCGGTCAAGCGGCGCAAGGCCGCCACCGAGGTGGTCTCGCACGAGGCGGTGACCGCCGACTGGTCGGTGGCCGCGGCTCCGTCGCCGGCCGGCGGGATCGCCGAGCGGGAGGCCGTCCTGGGCCTGATCCGCCGGCTCCCGGACCGGCAGCGCGCGGTGATCGCGCTGCGCTACTACGAGGACCTCCCCGACCGGGAGGTCGCCGCGGCGCTCGGGTGCTCCGAGCAGGCGGTGCGCAGCGCCGCGCACGCGGCGCTGAACAACCTTCGGCAGCTGGTGCCGGAGACCGACGGCGAGGAGGCCCAGCGATGA
- the metH gene encoding methionine synthase has translation MPSPSRPDLRDLARERILVLDGGYGTLLQQEGLVEEDFHGVGEPWESLREVTLKGNFDLLALTRPDVLAQVHRAYLDAGADLLTTNTFTSTTIAQADYEAGHLAHAMNVASAQVARQVADEVEASTGRPRWVVGTLGPTNRTASLSPDVERPEFRAITYDQLREAYAEQAGGLLQGGADVLMVETVFDTLNAKAALHAVADVLADRAGRGMPRVPVMLSGTITDASGRTLSGQTPEAFAVSTEHVDLISVGLNCALGAEEMRPHLRELGGASVALTSVHPNAGLPNAFGGYDDTPEDMAQVLGDMARDGLINIVGGCCGTTPEHIRAIAEAVDGVAPRSAPEPSAYLRTSGLEAFTLTPDVNFVNVGERTNITGSPKFARHVTEGDWDAAVAIARQQVEAGAQIVDVNVDEGMLEGPETMTHFLNLLAGEPDVARVPVMIDSSRWEVLEAGLRCVQGKGVVNSLSLKDGEAEFLRRAAVVRRYGAAVVIMAFDETGQADTYQRRIQVCERAYRLLTTPSEALPDPFPPHDVIFDPNILTVATGMSEHDRYALDFIEATRWIKANLPGALVSGGVSNVSFSFRGNNTVREAMHAVFLFHAIKAGLDMGIVNAGMLGVYAELDPELRDTVEDVVLARREDATERLIELAERIKAQGEGAAPGERSAAAAAKLAWREEPVAERLRHALVQGIDTYAVEDAEEAYQELGSPLAVIEGPLMAGMDVVGDLFGAGKMFLPQVVKSARVMKKAVAHLTPYLEAAAAETGGHSKGKVVMATVKGDVHDIGKNIVGVVLGCNGYDVVDLGVMVPAEKILATADELGAEVIGVSGLITPSLDEMVSLATEMQRRGLTTPLLIGGATTSAAHTAVKIDPAYEGTVVHVVDASRAVGVVADAIHHPDRLRERVAGTYQELRERHGSKEVRLTPLADARASTRAVAEPVPVAPSLTGTRVVEPTLAELVEIVDWTPFFTAWELRGSYPRILEDPKVGEQARATWEDGQRWLRRILEEDLLRPRGVVSLWPAARAENGDDIVLDVPGDPVTLHTLRQQKERRQGGYAALADFVAPEGDHVGAFAVSIHGADTLAARLRDEEQDDYGAIMVQVLADRLAEAFAEWVHREVRTTLWGYAPEEDLPVDDLLKERYDGIRPAPGYPAQPDHTEKFTLWDLLDARETAGMTLTEHGAMSPNSAVSGLILGHPEARYFAVGRIDEDQVADYAERKGWDLETAQRWLGPLLR, from the coding sequence GTGCCCTCCCCGTCCCGTCCCGACCTGCGCGACCTCGCCCGCGAGCGCATCCTCGTGCTCGACGGCGGCTACGGCACCCTGCTGCAGCAGGAGGGCCTGGTCGAGGAGGACTTCCACGGCGTGGGCGAGCCGTGGGAGTCGCTGCGCGAGGTCACGCTCAAGGGCAACTTCGACCTCCTGGCACTGACCCGCCCGGACGTGCTGGCGCAGGTGCACCGCGCCTACCTCGACGCCGGCGCCGACCTGCTCACGACCAACACCTTCACCTCGACCACCATCGCCCAGGCCGACTACGAGGCCGGCCACCTGGCCCACGCGATGAACGTCGCATCCGCGCAGGTCGCCCGCCAGGTCGCCGACGAGGTCGAGGCCAGCACCGGCCGCCCGCGGTGGGTCGTCGGCACGCTCGGGCCGACCAACCGCACCGCCTCCCTCTCCCCCGACGTCGAGCGCCCGGAGTTCCGCGCGATCACCTACGACCAGCTGCGCGAGGCCTATGCCGAGCAGGCCGGCGGGCTCCTCCAGGGCGGGGCCGACGTGCTCATGGTCGAGACCGTCTTCGACACCCTCAACGCCAAGGCCGCGCTGCATGCGGTCGCCGACGTCCTCGCGGACCGGGCGGGGCGAGGTATGCCGCGGGTCCCGGTCATGCTCTCCGGCACCATCACCGACGCCTCGGGCCGCACCCTCTCCGGCCAGACCCCGGAGGCCTTCGCCGTCTCCACCGAGCACGTCGACCTCATCTCCGTGGGCCTCAACTGCGCGCTCGGGGCCGAGGAGATGCGGCCGCACCTGCGCGAGCTCGGCGGCGCGAGCGTGGCGCTCACCTCGGTGCACCCCAACGCGGGTCTGCCCAACGCCTTCGGTGGCTACGACGACACCCCCGAGGACATGGCGCAGGTGCTCGGGGACATGGCGCGCGACGGGCTCATCAACATCGTCGGCGGCTGCTGCGGCACGACGCCCGAGCACATCCGGGCCATCGCCGAGGCGGTCGACGGGGTGGCGCCGCGCAGCGCGCCCGAGCCGTCGGCATACCTGCGCACCTCCGGGCTCGAGGCGTTCACGCTCACCCCGGACGTCAACTTCGTCAACGTCGGCGAGCGCACCAACATCACCGGCTCCCCTAAGTTCGCGCGACATGTCACGGAGGGCGACTGGGACGCCGCGGTCGCCATCGCGCGGCAGCAGGTCGAGGCCGGGGCCCAGATCGTCGACGTCAACGTCGACGAGGGCATGCTCGAGGGCCCGGAGACGATGACCCACTTCCTCAACCTGCTCGCCGGCGAGCCCGACGTCGCCCGGGTGCCGGTGATGATCGACTCCTCCCGCTGGGAGGTGCTCGAGGCCGGGCTGCGCTGCGTCCAGGGCAAGGGCGTGGTCAACAGCCTCTCGCTCAAGGACGGCGAGGCGGAGTTCCTGCGCCGGGCTGCCGTGGTGCGCCGCTACGGCGCCGCCGTGGTCATCATGGCCTTCGACGAGACCGGGCAGGCCGACACCTACCAGCGCCGCATCCAGGTGTGCGAGCGGGCCTACCGGCTGCTCACCACGCCGAGCGAGGCGCTGCCGGACCCCTTCCCGCCGCACGACGTCATCTTCGACCCCAACATCCTCACCGTCGCGACGGGCATGAGCGAGCACGACCGGTATGCCCTGGACTTCATCGAGGCGACCCGGTGGATCAAGGCCAACCTGCCGGGGGCGCTGGTGTCCGGCGGCGTCTCCAACGTCTCCTTCTCCTTCCGCGGCAACAACACCGTCCGCGAGGCGATGCACGCGGTCTTCCTCTTCCACGCCATCAAGGCCGGCCTGGACATGGGGATCGTCAACGCCGGCATGCTCGGGGTGTATGCCGAGCTCGACCCCGAGTTGCGCGACACCGTCGAGGACGTCGTGCTCGCCCGGCGCGAGGACGCCACCGAGCGGCTCATCGAGCTCGCCGAGCGGATCAAGGCGCAGGGCGAGGGGGCGGCACCCGGCGAGCGCAGCGCCGCGGCGGCCGCCAAGCTGGCCTGGCGCGAGGAGCCGGTCGCCGAGCGGCTGCGGCACGCGCTGGTCCAGGGCATCGACACGTATGCCGTCGAGGACGCCGAGGAGGCCTACCAGGAGCTCGGGTCGCCGCTGGCGGTGATCGAGGGCCCGCTCATGGCGGGCATGGACGTCGTCGGCGACCTCTTCGGCGCCGGCAAGATGTTCCTCCCCCAGGTGGTGAAGTCGGCCCGGGTGATGAAGAAGGCGGTCGCGCACCTCACGCCCTACCTCGAGGCCGCGGCCGCGGAGACCGGCGGCCACAGCAAGGGCAAGGTCGTCATGGCGACGGTCAAGGGCGACGTGCACGACATCGGCAAGAACATCGTCGGCGTCGTCCTCGGCTGCAACGGCTACGACGTCGTCGACCTCGGCGTCATGGTGCCGGCGGAGAAGATTCTGGCCACCGCTGACGAGCTCGGCGCCGAGGTCATCGGCGTCTCCGGCCTCATCACGCCCAGCCTGGACGAGATGGTCTCGCTGGCGACCGAGATGCAGCGCCGCGGTCTCACCACCCCGTTGCTCATCGGCGGCGCCACCACGTCGGCGGCCCACACCGCGGTGAAGATCGACCCGGCCTACGAGGGCACGGTGGTCCACGTCGTAGACGCCTCCCGGGCCGTCGGCGTCGTCGCCGACGCGATCCACCACCCGGACCGCCTCCGCGAGCGGGTCGCCGGGACCTACCAGGAGCTGCGCGAGCGGCACGGCAGCAAGGAGGTCCGCCTGACGCCGCTCGCCGACGCCCGCGCCAGCACCCGCGCGGTGGCCGAGCCGGTGCCGGTGGCGCCGTCGCTGACCGGCACCCGGGTGGTGGAGCCGACGCTGGCCGAGCTGGTGGAGATCGTCGACTGGACCCCCTTCTTCACCGCCTGGGAGCTGCGCGGCTCCTACCCCCGCATCCTGGAGGACCCCAAGGTCGGCGAGCAGGCCCGCGCCACCTGGGAGGACGGGCAGCGGTGGCTGCGCCGCATCCTCGAGGAGGACCTGCTCCGACCCCGGGGGGTCGTCAGCCTCTGGCCGGCCGCGCGCGCCGAGAACGGCGACGACATCGTGCTGGACGTGCCAGGTGACCCGGTCACCCTGCATACCCTCCGGCAGCAGAAGGAGCGGCGCCAGGGCGGGTATGCAGCGCTCGCCGACTTCGTCGCGCCCGAGGGTGACCACGTGGGCGCCTTCGCGGTCTCGATCCACGGTGCCGACACCCTCGCCGCGCGGCTGCGCGACGAGGAGCAGGACGACTACGGCGCGATCATGGTCCAGGTCCTCGCCGACCGGCTCGCCGAGGCCTTCGCCGAGTGGGTGCACCGGGAGGTGCGCACCACGCTGTGGGGCTACGCGCCGGAGGAGGACCTGCCGGTGGACGATCTCCTCAAGGAGCGCTATGACGGGATCCGCCCGGCACCGGGCTATCCGGCGCAGCCGGACCACACCGAGAAGTTCACCCTCTGGGACCTGCTCGACGCCCGGGAGACCGCCGGGATGACGCTCACCGAGCACGGCGCGATGAGCCCCAACAGCGCGGTGTCCGGGCTCATCCTGGGCCACCCCGAGGCGCGCTACTTCGCGGTCGGACGGATCGACGAGGACCAGGTCGCGGACTACGCGGAGCGCAAGGGCTGGGACCTCGAGACCGCGCAGCGGTGGCTCGGGCCGTTGCTGCGCTGA
- a CDS encoding quaternary amine ABC transporter ATP-binding protein: MASISAEKLYKVFGRRPQRGVDALENGATRADLRKQGLTPAVIDASFDVTDGEIFVVMGLSGSGKSTLIRMVNGLLEPTSGSVSIDGDDVTRLGGEKLRAVRRDKVSMVFQHFALLPHRTVGENAAYALVISGVNRSEREQRASRALEMVGLGGWGGSMPGELSGGMRQRVGLARALASGTDIMLMDEAFSALDPLIRRDMQDQLIELQQELGKTILFITHDLNEAMRLGDRIAMMRDGRIEQIGTAEEILNDPVNNYVAEFVQDVDRTRVLTAANIMEPPVAVLGAEQGPQTAHKLMREHQTSVLPVLRRDRTLAGLVHEHDVAGAVRDSSEMRVQPADQVGTVPQDAHLVDLFASATEHPLLVVLDERDRVVGVIPRVTLLAALHTGPSEVGGPGATSETTTTGDLQPTGGAA, from the coding sequence GTGGCCTCCATCTCCGCCGAGAAGCTCTACAAGGTCTTCGGTCGCCGCCCCCAGCGTGGGGTGGACGCGCTCGAGAACGGCGCGACCCGCGCCGACCTGCGCAAGCAGGGTCTCACCCCGGCAGTCATCGACGCCTCCTTCGACGTGACGGACGGCGAGATCTTCGTCGTCATGGGCCTGTCCGGCTCGGGGAAGTCCACCCTCATCCGCATGGTCAACGGCCTGCTCGAGCCGACCAGCGGGAGCGTCTCCATCGACGGCGACGACGTCACCCGGCTGGGCGGAGAGAAGTTGCGCGCGGTGCGGCGCGACAAGGTCAGCATGGTCTTCCAGCACTTCGCGCTGCTGCCGCACCGCACCGTCGGCGAGAACGCCGCGTATGCCCTCGTGATCAGCGGGGTGAACCGCTCCGAGCGGGAGCAGCGGGCCTCGCGCGCGCTGGAGATGGTCGGCCTGGGCGGCTGGGGCGGGTCCATGCCCGGCGAGCTCTCCGGCGGGATGCGGCAGCGGGTGGGCCTGGCCCGCGCGCTCGCCTCCGGCACCGACATCATGCTCATGGACGAGGCCTTCAGCGCCCTGGACCCGCTCATCCGGCGGGACATGCAGGACCAGCTGATCGAGCTGCAGCAGGAGCTCGGCAAGACCATCCTGTTCATCACCCACGACCTCAACGAGGCGATGCGGCTCGGTGACCGGATCGCGATGATGCGCGACGGCCGGATCGAGCAGATCGGCACCGCCGAGGAGATCCTCAACGACCCGGTCAACAACTACGTCGCCGAGTTCGTGCAGGACGTCGACCGCACCCGTGTGCTCACCGCGGCCAACATCATGGAGCCGCCGGTGGCCGTGCTGGGCGCCGAGCAGGGGCCGCAGACGGCCCACAAGCTCATGCGCGAGCACCAGACGAGCGTGCTCCCGGTCCTGCGGCGCGACCGCACGCTGGCCGGTCTCGTGCACGAGCACGACGTGGCCGGGGCGGTGCGCGACAGCAGCGAGATGAGGGTCCAGCCGGCCGACCAGGTCGGGACGGTGCCGCAGGACGCCCACCTCGTGGACCTCTTCGCCAGCGCGACCGAGCACCCGCTGCTCGTCGTCCTCGACGAGCGCGACCGGGTCGTCGGGGTGATCCCCCGCGTCACCCTGCTGGCCGCGTTGCACACCGGGCCCAGCGAGGTCGGTGGCCCGGGAGCGACGAGCGAGACGACCACGACCGGTGACCTGCAGCCGACCGGAGGTGCGGCATGA